A single region of the Arthrobacter sp. zg-Y20 genome encodes:
- a CDS encoding DUF4244 domain-containing protein, which produces MTLNPPVAPPKPLAAPLIPPAMHRLPQAPHRLPLPASRLTVSGPLRQERLAPDAADRAGANVRPAPGARSGSRCSNPESNGRHGVYLLSTPPAAPSRPLSLMKPADAPAAPNPSPHPSLSSRSAVPAWTDREAGMATAEYAIATLAAVAFAGLLAVVLGSDEVRSMLVSLIRSALTLG; this is translated from the coding sequence ATGACACTGAATCCGCCGGTCGCACCGCCGAAACCGCTGGCCGCACCGCTGATCCCGCCCGCTATGCACCGCTTGCCCCAAGCCCCGCACCGTTTGCCGCTGCCCGCATCACGGTTGACAGTGTCCGGACCGCTGCGGCAAGAACGGTTGGCGCCGGATGCTGCGGACCGGGCTGGAGCGAACGTGCGCCCGGCGCCCGGTGCACGCTCCGGCTCCCGCTGCAGCAATCCGGAGTCCAACGGCCGCCACGGCGTGTACCTTCTGTCCACCCCGCCGGCAGCTCCCAGCCGCCCGCTTTCGCTTATGAAGCCCGCTGATGCTCCGGCCGCTCCGAATCCGTCGCCTCATCCGTCTCTTTCGTCTCGTTCGGCTGTTCCCGCGTGGACGGACCGGGAGGCGGGGATGGCCACCGCGGAATATGCCATTGCCACCCTCGCTGCGGTTGCTTTTGCCGGGCTGCTGGCGGTTGTACTCGGCAGCGACGAAGTGCGGTCCATGCTGGTCTCGCTGATCCGGTCCGCACTGACCCTTGGGTGA
- a CDS encoding type II secretion system F family protein → MNGLAVFVLLAAAAVLLLAPGRGLPGIGPGPSAAQPNTEAGVSDPALMLDLVAAMLKAGQPLSSALAILAEGVDASTARCLSRLLGASSLGAPWETAWQLACSEEAGPAGAGTEPVSAAFLALGPALRFTATTGAPSAAVIHSHADAMRRRRRAESKRRAATLGVRLVVPLGLCSLPAFVALTVVPLLLSLVPGWQ, encoded by the coding sequence ATGAACGGACTGGCAGTGTTCGTCCTTCTGGCCGCTGCCGCAGTCCTGCTCCTGGCGCCCGGAAGGGGCTTGCCGGGCATCGGCCCAGGCCCGAGTGCCGCCCAGCCGAACACGGAGGCGGGTGTCAGTGATCCGGCCCTAATGCTGGATTTGGTGGCGGCGATGCTCAAAGCCGGACAACCGCTGTCCTCCGCCCTGGCGATACTCGCCGAAGGTGTGGACGCTTCCACCGCACGGTGCCTTAGCCGCCTGCTGGGTGCCTCCAGCCTCGGGGCTCCGTGGGAGACCGCATGGCAGCTTGCCTGCAGCGAGGAGGCAGGACCAGCCGGAGCCGGGACGGAACCGGTATCGGCGGCCTTCCTTGCCCTCGGGCCCGCACTGCGCTTCACCGCGACAACGGGGGCACCGTCGGCGGCCGTCATCCATTCCCACGCTGATGCCATGCGCCGCCGGCGCCGGGCGGAAAGCAAACGGCGTGCCGCCACTCTCGGGGTCCGGCTGGTCGTGCCGTTGGGCCTGTGTTCCCTGCCCGCCTTCGTCGCCCTGACCGTGGTGCCGCTCCTGCTGTCCCTGGTCCCGGGGTGGCAATAA